The Allofrancisella frigidaquae genome has a segment encoding these proteins:
- the rfbF gene encoding glucose-1-phosphate cytidylyltransferase, whose translation MKVVILAGGFGTRLSEETDLKPKPMVEIGGKPILWHIMKIYSKYGFNNFVVLLGYKGYYIKEYFANYFLHQSDVTIDMQNGNIDVLNNSSEPWKITLLYTGINSMTGGRIKRAKEFIGDEAFMLTYGDGVSDVNISELIKLHKSHGKAITMTSAQPDGRFGALEIAGDGQVKSFHEKPKGDGNWINAGFFVCEPKVFDYIENDLTVFEQEPLKNLALDGEMFTYKHDGFWKPMDTLKDKNDLNKLWDSGKAPWKTWN comes from the coding sequence ATGAAGGTGGTTATATTAGCTGGTGGTTTTGGAACAAGGCTTAGTGAAGAAACAGATTTAAAGCCAAAGCCAATGGTAGAAATAGGTGGAAAGCCAATACTTTGGCATATTATGAAAATATATTCAAAGTATGGGTTTAATAATTTTGTCGTGCTTCTTGGATATAAAGGCTATTATATAAAAGAGTATTTCGCAAATTATTTTTTACATCAAAGTGACGTTACAATTGATATGCAAAATGGGAATATAGACGTGTTGAATAATTCCAGCGAACCTTGGAAAATCACTCTTTTATATACGGGTATAAACAGTATGACAGGGGGAAGGATAAAAAGGGCTAAAGAGTTTATAGGAGATGAGGCGTTTATGCTTACATATGGTGATGGGGTAAGTGATGTAAATATTTCTGAACTAATTAAGCTTCATAAATCTCATGGTAAAGCTATTACTATGACCTCAGCTCAACCTGATGGCAGATTTGGGGCATTAGAAATTGCAGGAGATGGCCAGGTTAAAAGCTTCCATGAAAAACCAAAAGGCGATGGAAATTGGATAAACGCGGGTTTTTTTGTATGTGAACCTAAAGTATTTGATTATATAGAAAATGATTTGACAGTATTTGAACAAGAGCCACTTAAGAATTTAGCGTTAGATGGTGAGATGTTCACTTATAAACATGATGGGTTTTGGAAGCCAATGGATACGCTGAAAGATAAAAATGATTTAAATAAACTCTGGGATAGTGGCAAGGCACCATGGAAAACTTGGAATTGA
- a CDS encoding GDP-L-fucose synthase family protein, whose translation MRKDSKIYVAGHMGLVGSAIIKNLQSKGYTNLVLRTHVELDLTNQKSVEDFFSTEKPEYVILAAAKVGGIVANNTYRADFIYENLQIQNNVTHQSYIHGVKKLLFLGSTCIYPKEAPQPMSEDCLLTSPLEYTNEPYAIAKIAGIKMCESYNLQYGTNFISVMPTNLYGPNDNFDLEKSHVLPALIRKIYLAKLLNEGKIEQVLLDLKVNSIEEARQYLSKFGVDESSVEIWGTGKPRREFLYSEDMADACVFLLENRDFKDTYSKNAKEIRNTHINIGTGVDISIKELAELIKDIVGFKGELKFNADKPDGTMVKLTDPTKIHELGWNHKVGLEDGIRKIYEWYLRDE comes from the coding sequence ATGCGTAAAGACAGCAAAATATATGTGGCTGGGCACATGGGCTTAGTTGGCTCAGCTATTATTAAAAATCTTCAATCTAAAGGCTACACTAACTTAGTATTGAGAACTCATGTTGAGCTTGATTTAACGAATCAAAAATCTGTGGAAGATTTTTTCAGTACTGAAAAGCCTGAATATGTAATATTAGCTGCAGCTAAAGTCGGAGGGATTGTTGCAAATAATACTTATAGGGCAGACTTTATATACGAGAATTTACAGATTCAAAATAATGTTACACATCAAAGCTATATACACGGTGTTAAGAAATTATTGTTTTTAGGTAGTACATGCATCTATCCTAAAGAAGCGCCGCAGCCAATGTCTGAGGATTGTTTACTTACTAGCCCATTAGAGTATACTAATGAGCCTTACGCGATAGCTAAGATCGCCGGTATAAAGATGTGTGAAAGCTATAATTTACAGTATGGTACAAATTTTATATCAGTGATGCCAACTAACTTATATGGTCCAAATGATAATTTTGATTTAGAAAAATCTCATGTTTTACCTGCATTGATTAGAAAGATATATCTTGCAAAACTTCTAAATGAAGGCAAAATAGAGCAGGTATTGCTAGATCTGAAAGTGAACTCTATTGAAGAAGCTAGACAGTACTTATCGAAGTTTGGTGTAGATGAGAGCTCTGTAGAAATATGGGGAACTGGTAAGCCTAGAAGAGAGTTTTTATATTCCGAAGATATGGCAGATGCTTGTGTATTTTTGCTAGAAAATAGAGACTTCAAAGATACGTACTCAAAAAATGCTAAAGAAATTAGAAATACCCATATCAATATTGGTACTGGGGTTGATATTTCTATTAAAGAGTTGGCTGAGCTTATTAAAGATATTGTTGGATTTAAAGGAGAGCTTAAATTTAATGCTGATAAGCCAGATGGTACAATGGTTAAGCTTACAGACCCTACTAAAATTCATGAGCTTGGCTGGAATCATAAGGTTGGGCTTGAAGACGGTATCAGAAAGATTTATGAGTGGTATTTGAGGGATGAGTAA
- the gmd gene encoding GDP-mannose 4,6-dehydratase, with protein MKKVALITGITGQDGSYLAEFLLKKGYVVHGIKRRSSLFNTDRIDHLYQDPHVENRNLILHYGDMTDSMNLTRIIADTQPDEIYNLAAMSHVHVSFETPEYVANADGAGTLRILEAVRLLGLEKKTKIYQASTSELYGKVQAIPQSETTPFYPRSPYAVAKMYAFWITVNYREAYGMFACNGILFNHESPVRGETFVTRKITRAASKIALNLQDKLYLGNLDAKRDWGHAKDYVKMMWMILQADEPEDWVIATGQTTTVRDFVKLSFAYAGISLKFENEGVNEVGIVDSLDYNRAKELGLDFTHLSKGQIIVCVDPRYFRPTEVDLLLGDPTKAEQKLGWNREYDLKDLVNDMMDSDLKLMTKDVYLKEGGYKIMSYFE; from the coding sequence ATGAAAAAAGTAGCATTAATTACAGGTATTACTGGTCAAGATGGTTCATATTTGGCTGAGTTTTTATTAAAAAAAGGCTATGTTGTTCATGGTATCAAAAGAAGAAGTTCGCTTTTTAATACTGATAGAATCGACCACTTATACCAAGATCCTCATGTTGAGAATAGAAATCTGATTCTACACTATGGTGATATGACAGATTCTATGAATCTAACTAGAATTATTGCTGATACTCAACCAGATGAGATCTATAACTTAGCTGCTATGAGTCATGTGCATGTATCTTTTGAAACTCCAGAATATGTTGCTAATGCTGATGGTGCTGGTACTTTGAGAATTTTAGAAGCTGTTAGACTTCTTGGGTTAGAGAAGAAGACTAAGATATATCAAGCAAGTACTTCTGAGCTTTATGGTAAAGTTCAAGCAATTCCACAGAGTGAGACTACACCGTTTTATCCAAGATCACCTTATGCAGTAGCTAAGATGTATGCGTTCTGGATTACTGTGAATTATAGAGAAGCTTATGGTATGTTTGCTTGTAATGGTATTTTGTTTAACCATGAGTCTCCAGTGCGTGGTGAGACTTTTGTGACTAGAAAGATTACAAGAGCAGCATCTAAGATAGCACTTAACCTTCAAGATAAGCTGTATTTGGGAAATCTTGATGCAAAAAGAGATTGGGGACATGCAAAAGATTACGTTAAGATGATGTGGATGATTTTGCAAGCAGATGAGCCTGAAGATTGGGTTATTGCTACAGGTCAGACTACTACAGTTAGAGATTTTGTGAAATTGTCATTTGCTTATGCTGGTATTAGTTTGAAATTTGAAAATGAAGGAGTTAATGAGGTGGGCATAGTTGATTCACTTGATTATAATAGAGCAAAAGAGCTAGGTCTTGATTTCACTCATTTATCAAAAGGTCAAATTATTGTTTGTGTTGATCCAAGATACTTTAGACCAACTGAGGTTGATTTGTTGCTAGGAGATCCTACAAAAGCTGAGCAAAAATTAGGCTGGAATAGAGAGTATGATTTGAAAGATCTTGTCAATGATATGATGGATAGTGATCTTAAACTTATGACCAAAGATGTTTACCTAAAAGAAGGTGGCTATAAAATTATGAGCTACTTTGAGTAA